Proteins from a genomic interval of Gordonia sp. SL306:
- a CDS encoding amino acid synthesis family protein — translation MTVAGIDDLVRVRKRQLVVETVFHEFGPTSEQPVRIATASAVVANPFAGRYQEDLSEFMGALRPLGASLAGDLIELLGGVEHVEAYGKASIVGVNGELEHGAVWHEAGGWAMRESLGAPKAMVPSAKAVAATGYRLMVPLHYIHAAYVRSHYNVVEVGIQDAPRPNEILFALAMSDGGRIHSRLGGLSIADVSVHDGQR, via the coding sequence GTGACCGTCGCCGGCATCGACGACCTGGTGCGGGTTCGCAAAAGGCAGCTGGTGGTGGAGACCGTATTCCACGAATTCGGCCCCACATCGGAACAGCCGGTCCGGATCGCCACTGCATCCGCCGTGGTCGCCAACCCGTTCGCCGGCCGTTACCAGGAGGATCTCTCCGAATTCATGGGCGCACTGCGCCCGCTCGGCGCGTCACTCGCCGGCGACCTGATCGAGCTGTTGGGTGGCGTCGAACACGTCGAAGCCTACGGCAAGGCCAGCATCGTCGGCGTGAACGGAGAACTCGAGCACGGGGCCGTGTGGCATGAGGCGGGTGGCTGGGCGATGCGTGAAAGCCTCGGTGCGCCCAAGGCGATGGTGCCGTCGGCCAAGGCGGTCGCGGCCACCGGTTATCGCTTGATGGTGCCGCTGCACTACATCCACGCCGCGTATGTGCGGAGTCATTACAACGTGGTCGAGGTGGGTATCCAAGATGCACCCCGCCCGAACGAGATTCTGTTCGCGCTGGCGATGTCTGACGGCGGCCGCATCCATTCCCGCCTGGGCGGATTGAGCATTGCTGATGTCTCCGTCCACGACGGGCAACGCTGA
- a CDS encoding fumarylacetoacetate hydrolase family protein, with protein sequence MKLMSFLHSGRESFGAVVDDTVVDLANASGVDTLAAFIAGDDFARREELVSQGTPIPLGVVTYLPVIPRPEKIVASVRNYMDHHQEAIAAGLKRELADYPPIFLRVWRSQVAHEGAIVRPNASETLDWEGELAVIIGRGGRDIPVESAWDHVAGYSCYNDGSVREFQFHAKQIAAGKNFESTGGFGPWMVTADEIEPGRELKLETRLNDEVVQSGDTGQMIFGIPQLINYASTIFTLAPGDVIITGTPSGVGFSRKPPRYMKPGDVVEVEIEAIGTLRNPIEAQK encoded by the coding sequence ATGAAACTCATGTCCTTCCTCCACTCCGGTCGCGAATCCTTCGGCGCAGTCGTCGACGACACCGTGGTCGATTTGGCCAATGCCTCAGGCGTTGACACGTTGGCCGCCTTCATCGCCGGCGATGACTTCGCCCGTCGCGAGGAGCTGGTCTCACAGGGCACACCGATCCCGTTGGGCGTGGTCACCTATCTGCCGGTAATCCCGCGCCCGGAGAAGATCGTGGCATCGGTGCGCAATTACATGGATCATCACCAAGAGGCGATCGCCGCGGGGCTCAAGCGAGAGTTGGCCGACTACCCGCCGATCTTCCTGCGGGTGTGGCGCTCACAGGTCGCGCACGAGGGTGCGATCGTGCGCCCCAACGCCTCGGAGACCCTCGACTGGGAGGGTGAGCTCGCGGTGATCATCGGCCGCGGCGGCCGCGACATCCCGGTGGAGAGCGCCTGGGATCACGTCGCGGGATACAGCTGCTACAACGATGGGTCGGTCCGCGAATTCCAGTTCCACGCCAAGCAGATCGCCGCAGGCAAGAACTTCGAGTCCACCGGCGGGTTCGGCCCATGGATGGTGACCGCCGACGAGATCGAACCCGGCCGCGAACTGAAGCTCGAAACCCGACTCAACGACGAAGTCGTTCAGTCCGGCGATACCGGGCAGATGATCTTCGGCATCCCGCAGCTGATCAACTACGCGTCGACGATTTTCACCCTCGCGCCGGGCGATGTCATCATCACCGGAACTCCGTCAGGCGTCGGATTCTCGCGCAAACCCCCGCGCTATATGAAGCCGGGTGACGTGGTGGAGGTCGAGATCGAGGCCATCGGTACCCTCCGCAACCCGATCGAAGCGCAGAAGTGA
- a CDS encoding cupin domain-containing protein, which yields MVRRVVTGVDSAGSSVIKEDGPTAATVYKHTPGFESSVVWTTTRPPTARGMEAAAPPASFVPGPGETIALTVTFPPDSVFGATDFDPEAAVAENLANTPGLADLFEPDAPGMHTTPTIDYAVLLSGTVVLELDNNASTELHPGDIVVQNGTRHAWRVPGDEPATIFVVLIGQAG from the coding sequence ATGGTTCGTCGAGTCGTGACGGGCGTTGACAGCGCAGGATCGTCGGTCATCAAAGAGGACGGACCCACAGCGGCCACCGTCTACAAGCACACCCCAGGATTCGAGAGTTCCGTGGTGTGGACGACGACCCGGCCGCCGACGGCGCGTGGAATGGAAGCTGCCGCTCCACCGGCGAGCTTCGTTCCGGGCCCGGGCGAGACAATTGCGCTGACGGTGACTTTTCCCCCGGACAGTGTCTTCGGCGCGACCGATTTCGACCCCGAGGCCGCGGTCGCCGAGAATCTGGCCAACACTCCGGGACTTGCCGACCTCTTCGAGCCCGATGCCCCGGGTATGCACACCACGCCGACCATCGACTACGCGGTACTCCTCAGCGGCACAGTCGTTCTCGAACTCGACAACAACGCGAGTACCGAACTTCATCCGGGCGACATCGTCGTTCAGAACGGTACGCGCCACGCCTGGCGTGTGCCTGGAGACGAGCCCGCAACCATCTTCGTCGTCCTCATCGGCCAGGCCGGCTGA
- a CDS encoding VOC family protein has protein sequence MSPSTTGNADPPPLIYHHGLNEETHMTSTTETTFQPTLSHFGVFCRDLDAMVDFYTSVFGMVQTDRGEGKTMPFTIAFLSGNPAQHHQLALASGRGADAPSTIMQLSFKVATIDDLREAWSRAEAASATKLRGLNHGNALSIYFSDIEDNTVEVYLDTPWYVEQPHGDPLDLADSDEKIWATTEQVCRQDPTFMTVEDWQRQKFGER, from the coding sequence ATGTCTCCGTCCACGACGGGCAACGCTGATCCACCACCACTGATCTACCATCATGGCCTCAACGAGGAGACTCACATGACATCCACAACAGAGACGACCTTTCAGCCGACACTCTCCCATTTCGGCGTTTTCTGTCGCGACCTCGACGCCATGGTCGATTTCTACACGTCGGTCTTCGGCATGGTTCAAACCGACCGCGGCGAGGGCAAGACCATGCCTTTCACCATCGCGTTCCTGTCGGGGAATCCGGCTCAGCATCATCAGCTCGCGCTCGCCTCGGGCCGCGGCGCGGATGCGCCGAGCACTATCATGCAGTTGTCTTTCAAGGTGGCGACGATCGACGACCTCCGGGAAGCCTGGTCGCGGGCGGAAGCCGCAAGCGCCACCAAGCTGCGTGGACTCAATCACGGAAACGCGTTGTCCATCTACTTTTCTGATATCGAGGACAACACCGTCGAGGTGTATCTCGACACACCCTGGTATGTGGAGCAACCGCACGGCGATCCGCTCGACCTTGCCGATTCCGACGAAAAGATCTGGGCCACAACGGAGCAGGTGTGCCGCCAGGACCCCACCTTCATGACTGTCGAAGACTGGCAGCGTCAGAAGTTCGGCGAACGATGA
- a CDS encoding alcohol dehydrogenase catalytic domain-containing protein, producing MTDTMLAARMHNVAEEMRLEQVPRPVPGLGEVRVRVHAVNIVPNLSNILQNWTTWFPEDPLPTLPATFGLDPAGVVEEVGEGVIGWEVGDRVYVNPGRYCLACEACRDGDLINCSSYAFAGYFGFTPTSIELLDRYPGGLAEQMLAPAYALVRLPDNLDFNTAARFGYLGTMYSALKKADARPGKSILVNGISGTLGLSAALLAPAMGLTTLYGTARNHGLLKTVADLVPGRIHTHSLLDGPVDTWIKEQTNGRGVDIYVDALGPGAEHETFREGMRSLRRGGVCVDIGAMMGELAIDIHHLMDQQLKLLGSAWSTARECQEMADMVAAGTLDLSPLEHHVFPLQDVNNAINGIADRNGGFSNYIVSPLPASQ from the coding sequence ATGACAGACACCATGCTGGCTGCACGTATGCACAACGTCGCCGAGGAGATGCGACTCGAACAAGTTCCTCGCCCGGTGCCGGGCCTTGGTGAAGTGCGCGTCCGCGTTCACGCCGTCAACATCGTCCCGAATCTCAGCAACATTCTGCAGAACTGGACCACCTGGTTCCCAGAGGATCCGCTGCCGACGCTCCCCGCGACATTCGGGCTCGATCCCGCCGGGGTCGTCGAGGAGGTCGGCGAGGGCGTCATCGGCTGGGAGGTCGGCGACCGCGTCTACGTCAATCCAGGCCGATACTGCCTGGCGTGCGAGGCGTGCCGCGATGGAGATCTGATCAACTGCTCGAGCTATGCCTTCGCCGGCTATTTCGGATTCACCCCGACCTCGATCGAACTGCTCGACCGATATCCCGGTGGGCTCGCCGAACAGATGCTCGCGCCCGCCTACGCTCTGGTGCGTCTGCCGGACAATCTCGACTTCAACACCGCCGCGCGCTTCGGCTATCTGGGCACGATGTACTCGGCGCTCAAGAAGGCAGACGCCCGCCCGGGCAAGTCGATTCTCGTCAACGGGATCAGCGGCACGCTCGGTCTGTCCGCCGCGCTGCTGGCGCCGGCCATGGGACTGACGACCCTGTACGGGACGGCCCGTAACCACGGGCTGCTGAAGACCGTCGCTGACCTGGTACCGGGACGCATTCACACACACTCATTGCTCGACGGACCGGTGGACACCTGGATCAAGGAGCAGACCAACGGTCGCGGAGTCGACATCTACGTCGATGCGCTGGGTCCGGGCGCTGAGCACGAGACCTTCCGCGAAGGAATGCGATCACTGCGCCGGGGCGGCGTGTGTGTCGACATCGGCGCGATGATGGGCGAGCTGGCCATCGACATCCATCACCTGATGGATCAGCAGCTCAAGCTCCTCGGTTCGGCGTGGTCGACTGCCCGCGAATGCCAGGAGATGGCGGACATGGTCGCCGCCGGAACACTCGATTTGTCGCCACTCGAGCATCACGTGTTCCCGCTGCAGGACGTGAACAACGCGATCAACGGCATCGCCGATCGCAACGGGGGGTTCAGCAATTACATCGTCTCCCCGCTGCCTGCGTCCCAGTGA
- a CDS encoding TY-Chap domain-containing protein, which produces MSDFDFDATVDGAWRAFRADLADRLAGMAIGNSHTVAQSEFPEGPHGVIAFTVTRAQRVRATVDAGDLHTTPEYLREQLDAMVRAGWRLLRDGRLIYEVGQRRVDKLAQVAVDMLRDIWEVVHPAFLEHSGPTPREATIAVGTIPETQLQLGRLVVEALENMAGRRIVVDDDGDIPLPTGRTPSWLRVLADEATVEFFGTVVDVVPNGSTAAEFVATEAPRWPGITLVLHQKTLMAFQTIEMTAFHRENLTAGLGRWLQFMHDEAPQIISAITGAETPEPPRTAESDLLPDPLQTLIVLDEDGTSLDAHEVAEICRHDQSAILRYIRTSQEQYLEWSSSAALADAADDADEAAACRHEEQAWRATTDQLRAALRIVALRGDGKIADRDPHATTQ; this is translated from the coding sequence ATGTCCGACTTCGATTTCGATGCCACCGTCGACGGTGCTTGGCGTGCGTTTCGCGCCGACCTCGCTGACCGGCTCGCAGGGATGGCCATCGGCAACAGCCACACGGTCGCACAGTCCGAGTTCCCGGAAGGCCCACACGGCGTCATCGCCTTCACGGTCACACGCGCCCAACGGGTGCGGGCAACGGTGGACGCCGGCGACCTGCACACCACGCCCGAGTACCTCCGCGAGCAATTGGATGCGATGGTCCGCGCCGGCTGGCGGCTGCTGCGCGACGGCCGGCTCATCTACGAGGTAGGGCAACGTCGCGTCGACAAGCTCGCCCAGGTCGCGGTCGACATGCTGCGGGACATCTGGGAGGTCGTGCACCCGGCCTTCCTCGAACACTCCGGGCCCACGCCGCGGGAGGCCACCATCGCCGTCGGGACAATCCCGGAGACACAACTTCAACTGGGGCGTCTGGTGGTCGAGGCCCTCGAGAACATGGCCGGGCGGCGCATCGTCGTCGATGACGACGGTGACATCCCGCTGCCCACCGGGCGGACTCCGTCCTGGCTGCGCGTGCTCGCCGACGAGGCGACCGTCGAGTTCTTCGGGACGGTCGTCGACGTTGTCCCGAACGGTTCGACGGCAGCCGAGTTCGTTGCCACCGAGGCACCTCGCTGGCCGGGCATCACGCTGGTGCTGCACCAGAAGACGCTGATGGCGTTCCAGACCATCGAGATGACGGCCTTTCACCGGGAGAACCTGACGGCCGGCCTCGGTCGGTGGTTGCAATTCATGCACGACGAAGCGCCACAGATCATTTCGGCGATCACCGGCGCTGAGACTCCGGAACCGCCGCGTACAGCGGAGAGCGATCTACTCCCCGATCCGCTGCAGACCCTCATCGTGCTCGATGAGGACGGCACGTCCCTCGATGCGCACGAGGTCGCGGAGATCTGCCGTCACGATCAGTCCGCCATCCTCCGCTATATCCGCACCAGCCAGGAGCAGTACCTGGAGTGGAGCAGTTCCGCTGCGTTGGCCGACGCCGCCGACGATGCTGACGAAGCGGCGGCATGCCGACACGAGGAGCAGGCATGGCGCGCGACAACCGACCAGCTGCGTGCAGCGCTGCGGATCGTCGCACTGCGTGGCGACGGCAAAATCGCCGACCGTGATCCGCATGCGACCACACAATGA
- a CDS encoding GntR family transcriptional regulator, with protein sequence MSTATLPPPLVAQTVARLRQDLLSNVHRAGDKLKVDHLREHYGCSSSPLREALNRLTYEGLVVADERRGFRVAEMSVDDFNDITRLRLILDMQALEEAIERGGDEWEAQAIASFYRLQKVEDRLPEGPLVLDSEWSMLHKNFHMTLLSATTSPRLLQSCSNLFDQAERYRRFSAAHRTQSRSKSGEHEAILNATVERKTDEAVALLTRHITRTQHDIATIMPKLTS encoded by the coding sequence ATGAGCACCGCGACCCTACCTCCGCCCCTCGTCGCGCAGACGGTCGCCCGACTACGTCAGGACCTGCTGTCCAACGTCCACCGGGCGGGAGACAAGCTGAAAGTCGATCACCTTCGGGAGCATTACGGCTGCTCGAGCAGTCCGCTACGCGAAGCGTTGAACCGATTGACGTACGAAGGCTTGGTCGTCGCCGATGAGCGGCGGGGGTTCCGGGTCGCGGAGATGTCTGTTGATGACTTCAACGACATCACGCGGCTGCGCTTGATACTCGATATGCAGGCGCTGGAAGAGGCCATCGAGCGCGGCGGCGACGAGTGGGAAGCTCAGGCGATCGCGTCGTTCTATCGGCTGCAGAAGGTCGAGGATCGCCTTCCCGAGGGACCTCTGGTCCTCGACAGCGAATGGTCGATGCTGCACAAGAACTTCCATATGACGCTGTTGTCGGCGACGACATCTCCGCGGCTGTTGCAGTCGTGCTCCAACTTGTTCGATCAGGCCGAGCGGTATCGACGGTTCTCGGCCGCGCATCGGACCCAGTCGCGTTCGAAATCCGGTGAGCACGAGGCGATTCTCAACGCGACAGTGGAGCGGAAAACAGACGAGGCCGTCGCACTTCTCACCCGGCACATCACGCGGACACAGCATGACATCGCCACCATCATGCCGAAGCTGACCTCCTGA
- a CDS encoding aldehyde dehydrogenase family protein translates to MFGANYVDGQWIDGSSAVPDINPSDLDDVVGEFARADRTQAEDAISAATAAQPHWAALPGAARAEILDRAGDELLARADELGDLLSREEGKTLPEGVGEIRRAGQILKFHAGEAVRNPGELLGSVRPGVEILVDREPVGVVTVITPWNFPIAIPAWKIAPALAHGNAVVFKPADLVPASAWHLVDVLVRAGLPAGVLNLVMGSGREIGDTLTGDVRVNAVSFTGSTVTGQRVRESAHSHGARVQLEMGGKNPLVIADDADLDAAVAGAIEGSFGSTGQRCTASSRLIVVDSIHDEFVDRLAAARARIVVGDARHGDTTMGPVADASQLEQDRRYIDLARSQGADVVGGELLDRATPGHYLSPALLIGTRNEDTVNREEVFGPVASVIRVADLDEAISAANDTEFGLTAGIYTRSLAASTRFRKQSTAGMVMVNLPTAGVDYHVPFGGRRASSFGPREQGRDARDFYTSTKTCYVLGDPTS, encoded by the coding sequence ATGTTCGGTGCAAATTATGTTGATGGACAATGGATCGACGGATCTTCGGCGGTGCCGGATATCAATCCCTCCGACCTCGACGACGTTGTCGGGGAGTTCGCCCGCGCCGATAGGACCCAGGCCGAGGACGCGATCTCCGCAGCGACTGCGGCACAACCCCACTGGGCGGCGCTGCCCGGCGCAGCACGCGCCGAGATTCTCGACCGGGCCGGTGATGAACTCCTCGCCCGCGCAGACGAGCTCGGCGATCTCCTGTCGCGCGAGGAGGGCAAGACGCTGCCCGAAGGCGTGGGCGAAATACGCAGGGCCGGACAGATCTTGAAATTCCACGCGGGAGAGGCAGTCCGGAACCCAGGCGAACTACTCGGTTCCGTACGTCCCGGCGTCGAAATCCTGGTAGATCGCGAACCAGTGGGTGTGGTCACGGTCATCACCCCGTGGAACTTTCCCATCGCCATTCCCGCGTGGAAGATCGCGCCCGCACTGGCGCACGGCAACGCCGTGGTGTTCAAGCCTGCTGACCTCGTTCCGGCTTCGGCGTGGCATCTGGTGGACGTCTTGGTTCGTGCGGGTTTGCCGGCCGGCGTGCTGAACCTGGTCATGGGGTCGGGCCGCGAGATCGGCGACACCCTCACCGGTGATGTGCGGGTGAATGCGGTGTCATTCACGGGCTCCACCGTCACCGGACAGCGCGTTCGTGAGTCCGCGCACTCCCATGGCGCCCGAGTGCAATTGGAGATGGGCGGCAAGAATCCACTGGTCATTGCCGATGACGCCGATCTCGATGCCGCGGTGGCCGGGGCGATCGAGGGATCGTTTGGTTCGACGGGACAGCGGTGCACCGCGTCGTCGCGCCTGATCGTCGTCGACAGCATCCACGACGAGTTCGTCGATCGCCTGGCAGCGGCTCGTGCGCGAATCGTGGTCGGCGACGCCCGACACGGGGACACGACGATGGGTCCCGTCGCGGACGCGAGTCAGCTCGAGCAAGACCGGCGATACATCGACCTGGCCCGATCGCAAGGCGCCGACGTCGTCGGTGGAGAGCTGCTCGACCGCGCAACCCCGGGTCACTACCTGTCACCGGCCCTGCTGATCGGCACCCGCAACGAAGACACCGTCAACCGCGAGGAGGTGTTCGGGCCAGTCGCATCAGTGATCCGCGTTGCCGATCTCGACGAAGCGATCAGCGCAGCCAATGACACCGAATTCGGTTTGACGGCTGGTATTTACACACGGTCCCTCGCTGCTTCTACCCGATTTCGGAAGCAGTCCACTGCAGGCATGGTGATGGTCAACCTCCCGACCGCCGGGGTCGACTACCACGTCCCGTTCGGTGGGCGCCGGGCGTCGTCGTTCGGACCTCGGGAGCAGGGCCGGGATGCGCGGGACTTCTACACCAGCACCAAGACCTGCTACGTACTCGGCGACCCGACTTCATAA
- a CDS encoding MFS transporter, translating into MSDIDNGIGSVSPGLSRTAHLQPSPLTRGTLVAAALCIFVAQFGLTVPAGLNGLFQQDFGTTASQLTWITDAFLIPVTILELSFGLLGDMFGRRRLLVIGSGILALGFTICVLTPGPETSQTIRLAVMWSGQFIAGVGAAAVIPTTLSMVAAGTHTARSRARGLSTWAAALSMGSVVSPVICGLAAKLHFGSNPYAGWKWAFIVVAILAVAVGVLAAVVAQESSSPEGRSFDWPGQITIAFAVLGFLFAVIQAPTSGWGSREVIGGFVVCAIFTAAFIFVERRQESPLLQLDLFANRNFSTAAIVTVVGMFTYLATGYITSIRLTAIQGFTPLAASVAFVVFNGVSALIQVPIASRLIVRYNPKWVLGGGLLLIAAGGFWMWQIPISHESIAVLLPPLAVSGAGMAFALTAVTAVVINTVPNHLAGMAAGWASLLRDFGFTLGPAVIGAIALGHAANQISSQVNSDPTLSQSLDAFNNSAASAPPDQQASAQAAIDAVNSGPLGANAVPSQIQLPDGGTVPFNPLQHTAFEALGSGYSIGYLVVGICALAAAVASMVFIGGQSHDPLIAPDSLED; encoded by the coding sequence ATGTCCGACATTGATAATGGGATCGGCAGTGTCAGTCCAGGACTGTCCCGAACCGCTCACCTCCAGCCGTCTCCACTTACCCGCGGCACGCTCGTGGCGGCCGCACTCTGCATCTTCGTCGCGCAGTTCGGATTGACCGTCCCGGCGGGATTGAACGGGCTCTTTCAACAGGACTTCGGGACCACCGCGTCACAATTGACGTGGATCACCGACGCGTTTCTGATTCCGGTGACCATCCTGGAGTTGAGCTTCGGTTTGCTGGGTGACATGTTCGGGCGCCGTCGGCTATTGGTGATCGGTTCGGGGATTCTCGCGCTGGGGTTCACCATCTGTGTACTGACTCCAGGACCGGAGACGAGCCAGACGATCCGCCTCGCCGTCATGTGGTCGGGCCAGTTCATTGCGGGTGTCGGTGCCGCAGCGGTCATTCCGACCACGCTGTCGATGGTCGCCGCCGGAACCCACACCGCGCGGTCCCGGGCACGGGGGTTGTCCACCTGGGCGGCCGCGTTGTCGATGGGCAGTGTGGTGTCGCCGGTCATCTGCGGTCTGGCCGCAAAGTTGCATTTCGGCTCGAATCCTTATGCCGGATGGAAATGGGCGTTCATCGTTGTGGCAATCCTGGCTGTTGCGGTGGGTGTACTGGCGGCCGTGGTTGCGCAGGAATCGTCGTCTCCTGAAGGCCGTTCGTTCGACTGGCCCGGGCAGATCACGATCGCGTTTGCCGTCCTCGGGTTCCTGTTCGCTGTCATCCAGGCACCCACGAGCGGATGGGGCAGTCGTGAGGTCATCGGCGGGTTTGTGGTCTGCGCGATATTCACCGCAGCATTCATCTTCGTCGAGAGACGACAGGAGTCGCCGCTGCTGCAACTCGATCTGTTCGCCAACCGGAACTTCAGCACCGCAGCCATCGTCACGGTGGTCGGCATGTTCACCTATCTCGCGACGGGATACATCACGAGCATCCGCCTGACGGCGATCCAAGGGTTCACTCCGCTGGCGGCATCGGTGGCATTCGTGGTGTTCAACGGTGTTTCCGCACTCATTCAGGTGCCCATCGCTTCCCGGCTGATCGTCCGCTACAACCCGAAGTGGGTCCTCGGTGGTGGTCTGCTCCTCATCGCCGCAGGTGGATTCTGGATGTGGCAGATCCCGATCAGCCACGAATCGATCGCGGTGCTGTTGCCACCTCTGGCTGTATCGGGTGCCGGCATGGCCTTCGCGTTGACAGCGGTCACCGCTGTTGTGATCAACACCGTTCCGAACCACCTTGCGGGGATGGCGGCCGGTTGGGCAAGCCTGTTGCGGGACTTTGGCTTCACTCTCGGCCCGGCGGTGATCGGCGCCATCGCTCTCGGGCATGCTGCCAACCAGATCTCCAGTCAGGTCAACTCGGACCCGACGTTGAGCCAATCGCTCGACGCGTTCAACAACTCCGCAGCGTCCGCTCCGCCTGATCAGCAGGCGTCGGCGCAGGCGGCAATCGATGCGGTGAACTCGGGTCCGCTCGGCGCCAATGCGGTACCGTCCCAGATTCAGCTACCGGACGGCGGCACGGTGCCCTTCAATCCGCTGCAGCACACCGCGTTCGAAGCGTTGGGCAGTGGCTACTCGATCGGGTATCTGGTGGTCGGTATCTGTGCTCTGGCCGCGGCTGTGGCAAGCATGGTGTTCATCGGAGGGCAGTCGCACGACCCTCTGATCGCCCCGGATTCGCTTGAGGACTGA
- a CDS encoding bifunctional 3-(3-hydroxy-phenyl)propionate/3-hydroxycinnamic acid hydroxylase, with protein MSGAGDFDTDVLIVGMGPTGAALAGLLGQHGIRTAIFDQLPGLYPLPRAAGMDHEVMRVAQELGIADQLQPHVVPYRASEYRGVDGEVIKRLDSPPPPHRLGWDPMFAFDQPAFETLLRERVDSLPSVTVSLESTIIDTGQDDDHVWVDVRRAGATTVDHVTGRYLVGCDGGASPIRRRLGITMIDLGFHENFLVVDAIVGDDAVERLPATQVQYCEPDRPSTYVVLAGHHRRWEIMLEPGELAAGSVADDDAWPFIDRWIRPGEATLWRSAAYTFHGLVAESWRDGRILLAGDAAHMTPPFMAQGMAQGIRDAQNLAWKLRYAVDSPTVDASLLDSYQQERRPHVIETTGHAIDLGRVICERDQVAARQRDRELRGDTPDVPVTYRATFLPPLCDGLIATHTPGAGRILPQPRVTAPDGTSALLDDVIGSGFRVICAAPLEPSDADLLTEAIAPLGGNVTALSPRRGSPGGLRPLTETDDVLSTWLADLGQKFVIARPDHTVYATADSVADCCGLLSDLVAAIRGPRVSAE; from the coding sequence ATGAGCGGAGCCGGCGACTTCGACACCGACGTTCTGATCGTGGGGATGGGTCCGACTGGCGCTGCTCTGGCAGGACTGCTCGGACAGCACGGGATTCGTACCGCCATCTTCGATCAGCTTCCCGGGTTGTATCCGCTACCGCGTGCGGCGGGCATGGATCACGAGGTCATGCGGGTCGCCCAGGAGTTGGGAATCGCCGATCAGCTGCAGCCCCATGTAGTGCCCTACCGGGCAAGCGAATACCGGGGCGTGGACGGCGAAGTGATCAAGCGGCTCGACTCGCCGCCCCCTCCTCACCGACTCGGCTGGGACCCGATGTTTGCGTTCGACCAGCCCGCATTCGAGACCCTCCTGCGCGAACGCGTCGATTCCTTGCCGTCGGTCACCGTATCGCTGGAGAGCACGATCATCGATACCGGACAAGATGACGACCATGTCTGGGTCGACGTGCGGCGGGCCGGAGCCACGACTGTCGATCACGTCACGGGGCGTTATCTCGTCGGCTGCGACGGGGGCGCCAGTCCAATACGTCGGCGTCTCGGAATCACGATGATCGACTTGGGTTTCCACGAGAACTTCCTGGTTGTCGACGCCATCGTCGGTGACGACGCGGTGGAGCGCCTGCCGGCCACCCAAGTGCAGTACTGCGAACCGGATCGCCCCTCGACCTATGTGGTCCTCGCCGGCCATCACCGACGTTGGGAGATCATGCTCGAACCCGGGGAGCTCGCCGCGGGAAGCGTTGCCGACGACGATGCCTGGCCGTTCATCGATCGATGGATCCGGCCTGGCGAGGCCACGCTGTGGCGATCTGCCGCCTATACCTTCCATGGTCTGGTGGCCGAGAGCTGGCGAGACGGCCGCATCCTGCTTGCCGGCGACGCCGCGCACATGACTCCGCCGTTCATGGCACAGGGCATGGCCCAAGGAATTCGCGATGCCCAGAATCTGGCCTGGAAGCTGCGGTATGCAGTCGATTCGCCGACGGTTGACGCGTCGCTGCTGGACAGCTATCAACAGGAACGACGCCCGCACGTCATCGAAACAACCGGTCACGCTATCGATCTCGGCCGGGTCATCTGTGAACGCGACCAGGTTGCGGCACGTCAGCGAGACCGCGAACTCCGTGGCGACACCCCCGACGTGCCGGTCACATACCGAGCAACATTTCTGCCCCCACTCTGCGACGGCCTCATCGCCACGCACACCCCCGGTGCGGGGCGAATCCTCCCGCAACCGCGAGTCACCGCTCCCGACGGAACTTCGGCGCTGCTCGACGATGTCATCGGGAGTGGCTTCCGAGTGATCTGCGCAGCCCCGCTTGAGCCCAGCGACGCTGACCTGCTCACCGAAGCCATAGCGCCACTAGGAGGTAACGTCACAGCGCTCTCTCCGCGAAGAGGTTCGCCTGGTGGGTTGCGGCCGCTCACCGAGACCGACGACGTCCTGTCCACCTGGCTGGCCGACCTCGGGCAGAAATTCGTCATCGCGCGTCCCGACCACACGGTCTACGCCACTGCTGATTCGGTAGCCGACTGCTGCGGGCTGCTGAGCGACCTGGTCGCCGCCATTCGCGGACCGCGGGTCTCGGCGGAATAG